In Diadema setosum chromosome 19, eeDiaSeto1, whole genome shotgun sequence, a genomic segment contains:
- the LOC140243067 gene encoding histone deacetylase complex subunit SAP18-like, with translation MASHVVSRITEVENKPTPPENPIDREKTCPLLLRVFCNNNRHHRVEEFQRGTVPANELQIYTWMDATLKELSSLVKEVNPDARRRGTYFDFAMVFPDTRRATYRMKEIGMTCSGRKGPDDSVTLVSQNFQIGDYIDIAITLPPRGGAGSGGGLGMVGGMGMGGRSMGRRDTWGR, from the exons ATGGCGTCTCATGTGGTGTCGAGGATTACTGAAGTCGAGAACAAACCCACACCTCCAGAAAATCCTATAGATAGAGAAAAG ACATGTCCTCTTTTGCTGAGAGTGTTCTGCAACAACAATCGTCACCACAGGGTTGAGGAGTTTCAGAGAGGGACCGTCCCAGCCAATGAACTTCAAATCTACACATG GATGGACGCCACACTGAAGGAGTTGTCCAGCTTGGTCAAGGAGGTCAACCCTGATGCCCGAAGGCGGGGGACCTACTTTGACTTCGCCATGGTGTTTCCCGACACCCGCCGCGCCACGTACCGCATGAAGGAGATCGGCATGACGTGCTCGGGCCGCAAGGGGCCCGACGACAGCGTGACGCTCGTGTCGCAGAACTTTCAGATCGGCGACTACATCGACATCGCCATCACGTTACCGCCGCGGGGCGGAGCGGGCTCCGGGGGAGGCCTGGGCATGGTGGGGGGCATGGGTATGGGAGGACGTAGTATGGGCAGGAGAGATACGTGGGGACGATGA